TTATTCGTTTAATTAATGCGTTATTATCCGAAGCGATTAAAGAAAATGCGTCAGATATTCATATTGAACCTTTTGAAAGTCGTTTGGTGGTGCGTTTTCGTATTGATGGCGTGCTGCGCGAAGTGTTACAGCCGCGGCGGGTGCTTGCGCCTTTGTTGTGTTCACGTATTAAGGTCATGGCGAAATTGGACATTGCCGAAAAACGTTTGCCCCAAGATGGCAGAATTTCGTTAAAAATCGCAGGTCGTGCCGTAGATGTGCGGGTGTCTACGATTCCTTGTGGGCATGGGGAGCGGGTGGTTTTGCGTTTGTTAGACAAGCAAGCGGGGCGTTTAGATTTATCCCAAATCGGAATGCCTGACATGATGCAGCGGCGTTTACGCGAAGATTTACATAAACCCCATGGTATTTTTCTGGTCACAGGGCCTACGGGATCGGGTAAAACGACAACATTGTATGCGATGTTGAATTACCTTAATGACCGAAAACGCAATATTATGACCGTAGAAGACCCTATTGAATATTACTTAGATGGTGTAGGACAAACGCAGGTCAACAGCAAAGTGGGAATGAGTTTTGCGAAAGGGTTGCGGGCGATTTTGCGCCAAGACCCTGATGTGGTGATGGTTGGCGAAATTCGAGACGTAGAAACCGCACAAATCGCCGTCCAAGCCAGTTTAACAGGACACTTAGTGTTATCGACGTTGCACACCAACAGTGCGTTAGGCGCAGTGACCCGTTTACGCGACATGGGGGTTGAACCCTTTTTATTGTCATCCAGTTTATTGGGAGTCATGTCACAACGTTTGGTGCGGTTACTGTGTCCTGAATGTAAACAAGTAGAAATCCCCTCCGAATTAGAACGACAACGCTTTGGCTTGGCGAAAGATGTTGTATTATATCAAGCTGTAGGCTGTGAAGCGTGCAATGACATGGGTTATCGTGGTCGCACAGGAATTTATGAGCTAATTCAAGTGGATAGCAAACTACAACAAATGATTTACGAAGGAGCCAGCCAACACGCCTTAGAAGAATATGCCCAAAAAGACACCCTCAGCCTCACCCAAAGCGGCTGGCAACGCATTATTTCAGGTGATACATCAGTGGCGGAGGTGTTGCGGGTGACGAGGGAGTAGGGTTTGGGAGACCACGAAAAAACTACTTACGCCACACCGAAAAATATTCAAAGTAATTCCCCTCATTGGCTTTATGCGAAAAAATACAAGTGGCTTCAATGCGTAACAACGCTAAACTGGCTTGCATAAACGCTTCAAAACTCTGCGAATCCCACACATGCGCATGTTCACGGCGGTCTCGTATTTGTTGTAAATGAATGGCCAATATATCAGGCGATGTGCCAGCCCGTTCGGGATGCACCGCTTGTAAAAAATCTAAATAATGTTCATCGGTCACTTCAGTTACATTTTGCCGATATTCTTCTAATAAATGAGCAAAAGGCGTTAAATTTCTTCTTTTATCAAAAGTAAAATCTTTATCCGGTGCAGAAATGACCACGCATCCACCGGGCTTAATGACACGAAATAATTCTTCAATCACTCGAATAGGATTGGCAACATGTTCAATGACATGATTAATAATAATAAAATCATAATGATTGGCAGGAAAAATGCTTAATGCTTCCTTATCCAAATCGCACACATGATGGATTTCAACCAAATCAGTCACTTTCAATTCGGGAAAATAAGTAATTAAAACTTCTCGCGGCGCAACATCACAGTACTCAACTGTACATGTTTTAGGTAATTGAGCAGGCTGATGCAATGCGCCAATTTCTAAACCTTGTCCGTTCAGCAAATGATAACCTTGTTGACGGTGCGCTAGGGAGGGCGTTGTGGCTGTAGGATTAACCACTTTATCCAAAGCACAGGCTTGTCGTCCCTCAGATTTTCCGTATTGTACCCAATGTAACCAACCTCCATTCGGCACGCCTTGGTAGGCTGGATGTTGGGCAACATCGGGATAACGCAGAAAATAATCCACATTATCAAAATTAGCTTCAGTTAAAATAGGTTTATTCGATGTTGATTTAGACATAACTTAAATCTCATTTAAGACAGTTAAAGGAATTTTTTAGATAATGTAACGCGATTATTTTTAATCAATTTTAATGCACTTGCGTGTGAATTTATTTACTTACCCCGTGATAATATTTTATTCTATCACAGTCATATCGTCATGTTGAATGGTTAAGAAAATAGGAGATTAACATTTGAACAGACCCGATCATTTTTCTGAAGAAAAACCCCATTTATTCAATCGAGATCAATTAAAAATTTTGATTGTAGCAACCCCAAAAACGGGAAATACGTGGTTAAAGTTGTTATTGTCCCATATTTATGATTTGCCTGTTTTTGAATTATCTGTCGATACGACTCAATTTGAACAGAACATTTCAGCATTAGGTGAGCGTTGGATTGTACATCAACATTATCCCATTCCTGAACCTGACTTTTTAGACTGTTTAGCTCGCCACCAAATTGTCTTATTAAGTACCGTGCGCCATCCCGGAGATGTTTTGGTTTCATTATTTCATTTTGTCAGGTGGTCTTGGCCACATTTAGTGGCAGAAGATCGCCTGCTCATTCTTAAAGAAGATGAAGGAGTCATGGGAAAACATACCTTAGCTTATATTCAGGATAATACCTTTGCAGAATTCTTGTCTGTTTCGCTGCGTTGGTTGCCTTATACGCATCAGATTCGTTATGAAGAATTATTAGCGCACCCCATCGAAACTTTAAGCACTTTAACTAAAAAAATTTGCCCTGTTTCTAAGGAAAAAATAATCAGAGGCATTTTATCCTGTGATTTAAATATATTAAGAGAAAATAAAATTGGTTATGACAAGCGACATTTCAGAAGTGGTGTCGCGGGAGAATGGAAAAAAACCATTCCTAACGATGTGCTAGACACTCTGCGTCATCAATCGCCTTATCCTGAACTGCTGGCGGCTCTTGGTTATTCCTTTGATTTGCAAGAACAAGCCACAGCAATCACTGGCTTTGATTATGCCACTATCAATCCATTTCGCCAAGAAACCCATTTCAATGGCAATATAGAAATTACTCCATTTTTATCTTTGATTTATTTCTCTATAGAAGGCGCACTAACTCGTTGGCCAGAGCCTGCAAAAATAGACCATTCGGATTGTTTTTTTAACTGGTTAAATTCTCCTGTTATTGCAGAGAATAATCCAACGGATATTAACACCTTGCCCATAATTACACAATTGGCTTATTTTATTTATCAAAGCCGTCCTGATCTCCAAAGAACATTCCCTGATATTTTCGCTGAACATCGAGAATTATTTTGTCGCTGGTTTGTGCAACATGCGCCATCTGAATATAAAATAGATAACTATTTTTTTCTAGTGGTTTCTCAATCGCTGGATCGGGCAGTAGAAGCCCGTGCTTCTAACACCGTTCATTCAGATGAAATAAGTCGCAGATTAGGAGAAAAAATTAAAGGCTGGCTAAAACGCAGATAATCTTTTCTTTATTGAGTGTCTCAAAAAAAACTTGAGACACTCATTCATACTACAGCCAATGACGGATTTAATTCTTCATATCATTACGCATAACCGCCCATTGCAGTAATATTAAATCCAGCATCGACATAAGTGATTTCCCCAGTAATGCCCAATGCTAAATCGGAGCATAGGAATGCGGCTGTATTTCCTACATCTTCAATAGTCACATTACGACGCAGCGGGGCATTTTGTTCTACATAAGTCAACATACTACGAAAATCAGAAATTCCCGCAGCGGCTAAAGTCCGAATAGGCCCTGCTGAAATTCCATTCACTCGTATGCCTTTTGGACCTAAACTGTACGCCAAATAACGCACATTTGCCTCCAAACTGGCTTTAGCCAACCCCATGACATTGTAATTCGGTAGAACACGAACCGAACCCAAATACGACAAGGTGACGATTGAAGACTGCCGTCCCGACATCATCGGCAACGCCGCTTTAGCCAAAGCGGACAGGCTGTAAACGCTAATTTCATGCGCCGTTAAAAATCCATCTCGCGTGCCATTTTCTAAATATTCTCCTTTTAACTCCTCAGCAGGCGCGTAAGCCACTGAATGTACAAGAATATCTAAACCATTCCATTGTTTTTGTAATTGCTCAAAAACAGTGGCGATCTGCTCGTCATACTTCACATCACAAGGTAAAACAATCGATGATCCACACTGCTTGGCCATGTCTTCCACACGGCTTTGTAGTTTTTCGTTTTGATAAGTAAACGCCAATTCCGCGCCTTCGCGGTGCATAGCTTGGGCAATGCCCCAAGCAATCGAACGAGTACTTGCTAAACCGACAATTAAGGCTTTTTTCCCAGCCAAAAATCCCATTATATCACTCCTAAAAAACTTCAAAATAAAGTATCATTAACCCCATTCACTCGGTCATTATCGACCTTTAAATTCTTGAAAAGCCATATAGGCTTCAGCCGCTGTCATTAACGAAGGGCCACCGCCCATATAAATGGCAACACCTAACATTTCTATAAATTCTTGATCCGTCACATCCAAATTCACCAAAGCCTTAGCATGATAACCCAAACACCCCTGACAGCGGGCTGTCACGGCAACCGCCATCGCAATTAACTCTTTGGTTTTCTTGTCTAAAACGCCATCTTTATTCGCCGCTTCAGACATCTGGCGAAACCCTCTTAATACCTCAGGCATATCCTGCCCCATCGCCACAATGGCTTTAGAAATATCCTCTGTGACTTCTTGATAACTTTTAGAAGGGAATTGTTCTGACATAACGGCTCCATAATGAGAAAAATTAAAGAAAATTTAACAGTTATATTAACGCTTACGTTCCTGCGCCCACGCAATGCTGCGCGGAAAAAACATTCTGTCTCCATGATGACGCACAAAACGATATAATTGGGCAGGACGATTTGAACCCGTGCGCATCTTTCCTTTAATCGGACGCACAATACCTGCGCGATCAACCCGTAAACGAAAAGAGCTTTTATTCAACTTTTCCTGCATAATGATTTCGTAAACTTTTTGTAATTCACTTAATGTAAACGCTTGTGGCAACAGATGTACCGCGATGTCTGTGTAATCCAACTTAGAACGCAAACGTGTGACCGCATCTTGTAAAATTTGCGCATGATCAAACGCCAGCGTTAAATCGACTTTATCGCCTGAAATACTCCACCAACGCGCCTCTTCCGCGTCCGTTCCCGCTTGCAAATGTACTTCATCAACCGACACCAGCGCGAAATAAGCCACCGACACCGTCCACCCTCGCGGATCGCGGTCTATGCCGCCATACGTTGACAATTGTTCCAAATAAGGGCGCGATTCATCGCCTTCAGCAGGTTGTACCCCCGTTTCCTCACGCAACTCGCGCAACGCAGCGGCTTCCAACGAATTATCTTGTGACAGGCGCAACGCGCCACCCGGTAACGCCCAATAACCCTTATAAGGCGTTAATCCGCGCTTAATTAACAACACTTTTAACGTGTCATTTTCTATGGTAAAAATCGCCACATCAACCATCACGGTTGGTTTTTCATAATCGGTCAAAGGCGCATTAATTAAAATCTCTCTCTCGGTCATTTTAGTCCTGCAAATTAGCGTGTTATTATCTATTTTATTTATTGTTAGCCATCACAAGATCAATGCGTTTTTTTAGCAGTAGCAAATACGCGAACACCCGATACAAATAAACTTAAACGTTTTAATTCATCCCACGGATCACCAATTTCTACGCCTTTAACTATTTTATCAATTTTAATACTTTGTTTCAAAAATCGTTGCCATGCGATGGTAGGATAACGTTTTAATGCCTGTTTAATTAGCGTTTGCCGATGCGACCAAATTCTAAATTGTTTAAATAACATATCCATTGATTCTCCCTGCTGAATGGCAAAGCTAATTTGGGCTAAATTGCGCAATTCTTGCTGCAATGCCCAACAAATAAAAAACGCATCTTGTCCTTCGCTGCGCAAATTCTCCAATTGCCGCACACTGCGCGGCGCATCGCCCTTTAACACCGATTCGACCCAACCAAAGACCTCAAAGCGCGCACTGTCAGCAACGGCTTCTAAAACCTGTGGCGTATCAATCGATTGATTGGGATATAATAAAGCCAGTTTCTCAATTTCCTGCGCACAAGCCAATAAATGTCCTTCAGAGCGTTCTGCTAATAATTCAATGGCTTCAGGCGTGGCTTGCAATTTAGCCTGTTGCATACGCTGGGCAATCCATTGTGGTAATTGCGCAATTTCAATGGCACTGACCAATACAATGGTGGCTATTTTTTCTAGTTCAATAAACCATTTTGTTTTCTGTTTTTGCCCATCTAATTTATCAACAGTGATTAATAATAAAGTTTCTGCGGGGGGATGCGCACAATAGGCTTGCAATATTTTACCTGCGCCTTCATTTGGCGTGCGCGAACCAAAATCTAATTCTAATATTCTCCGTTGTGCAAATAAAGATAAACTATTGGCTTCGGCATCAAATTGATTCCAATCAAATCCCGTATCGACATAAAAAACCACACGTTCTTGATAACCTTGCTGACGTGCCACACTGCGAATTAAATCAGTCGATTCGCGCAATTGCAAAGGTTCTTCACCTAAAATTAGATAAATAGGCGTGAATGGTTTTTTTAATTGGGCGGCTAATTGAGCAGCTTTTATTCTCATAAGTGTAATAATATTTAGCGTAAAAAATCTATTGAATTCGTTTTAGAATGGCTTTGAATAAATTAGCGTCTCGGTCGTCAATAAATTCAGTATTTGGATGTTCTTTCAAAGCGCGCAAAATTCCCGAACCTATGCCGCGATAAGGCAAAATTTGAGTCGCAAATGAAGTCAATATCGGATTTCTAGCATTAGAATTACCCGCTTTAATATTGGCAATTGTTAAATTATTAGGTAAATGACCAGGACTAATTATTTCCACGCGATCATTAAACACAAATACTCGAATGGGGGCAGAAATAAAATAATCTCGATGAATTAACGCATTAACCAGCAATTCTTCTAAGGCGATACGAGGAATTTCTGGAATTCCTAAACTATTAACAAATTGTTCCTCCTGTTTATGTTTAAGATTGGCTTGAATAAAACTCAATGTTTGCTGAAAAATATCCGCCATTTTACCTTGAATATCACGGCTGTCTTGATAATTTTCTACTGCAATTGTGTCTCCCGGAAAACAAACTGCTTTCACAATAAAAACAGGTAAATATGCCGATGGATTGCGCGCAAACAATAAGGCTGCTGTGAGGTTCAATATTCCATTTTTACCCAAATTCATATTAGAAATAGTTTGTTCTAATGGCAAGGTTTGCGCCTCTAAAGATTCATTATAGCGGCGTTGAAAAAAGGCGCGAAAATAATCCATATCCAAATCGGCAAGTGTTAAACCATTGACGGGTGATTGATCGGCGTGCAATAAGCCTGACATTTGAAATAAACGTTGGATTTCTTCTCTTGCCGTGGCTTTACGTTTATCCGCCCTATTTTTGACCCAAAACACGCCATTTTTATCCTGATAAGGTTTATTCATACCAACAGGAATATGAATAATTAAAACTAAACCATTTTCAGTTAATAAATTTTGAGTATAAGGGTTAATTGCAGGTTTCACATTTTGGCTGGCTACATTGGAAATCAATTGATTTAAACGCGACACATCTTCTTTTGTTAAACCCGTAATTGAACCATCATCAGAAACACCAACTATAATTTTTCCACCATTGGCATTGCTAAATGCCACCATTTCTGAGGCTAATGAATCTTCATTATGAATTATTTTCTTAAATTGATGCGCGCTGTCTTCGCCTTGTGCAAGAATGGTCATTAATTCTAAGATTTCCATTTTTGATAGATTTCCTTGCGACGATTAAAGGCTTCGTTGCCTCCTTCCATAATTTTCACGATATTTTCTTGCTGTGCAGATTCATCAATACCTCCACTTTCAATCGAAATGCAAGCCTCCGTAAAAGCACAGGCATGTATTTGTTCCGCATCACCTAATACGGGAATATTTGGATTATGCGTGGCAAAAATAAATTGTACATTCGGTTTCATTTGGCGCAATAATTTAATCACATCTTCATAAAGTGTTTGATTGTCCAAATCATCTTCTGGTTGATCAATAATTATCACATCATTTTTTTGTTGAGATAAAGTAAATAAAATCAGTGCAGAAGCCCGTTGTCCTATCGAATGTTGTTGAAGTACTTTACCATGATAAGTAATTATAAATCTATTTGGCGTTTGATAAGTTAAAAGCGAGATTAAATTTTTTTTAAAATACTCTACAAACACCTGAGAGTTATTACCGATTAATGCCTCAGCATTTGCAAGGTGGGTGTGAATTGCTATAAAGTCTGAGTACCGATCAACTAACTTTTGAAAATTAGTTTCACGGATATTGCTACCCTTAAAATTTTCTTTCATAAATTTAAGAAAGTCAGCTTTATCCGCTTTATATTCCGCATCAATCATGAAAGAAGAGGATTCACTTTTTATTTTATCGAGTTCTGTTTTAATCAAAGTAAATTCTTCATGATAAAGCTGATCTAATGTATCAAGTTCCCTTAGTAATAAATTAGTGGCTGAATTTCGGCGTTCATTTTCTCTTTCAAGGTTGCCTAAAGTTTGCGCGGTTTTTGCTAGTTTTTGTTTAAGGCGTAAAAACTCATCTGAACTAATAGGTTGTTCTGTCTTTGCTTTAAGTTCAGAGGCTAGTTTTCTTTCAACTTCAGCGAATTCATCACTTAATCCTTCACGAATTGCCATAAGCTGGTGATATTCTTTAGACAGCTTATCTTTATTAATTTCTATTTGGGCAATCTCAGTTTTTAAATGTTCAAATCCATTTATCACTGCGGCATAATTAAGCATAAAAGCGGATATGCAGTCAGCATTATATTTAGCTTGATATACCAAAAAGATAGGGTTCGTAGAATCCTTATTTTGTCAGAATCAAAATTTGCAGACACAATAATTTTCAAAATTTATTCTTACAAGTCGTTTATTTTAAACAGATTTTTTATTCTTTAATTCTGAAAATCCTAAAATTCTGTAAATTCTGATTCTGACAGAAAAATTTTATGAATGACTTAATTTTGGTATAGTCAGAAAAATCACGCAAATCATCTTCATAATTCGCCAATACTTCTTTCATACGCAAAACAAATTCTTCCACTCGCATTGTTGCATGATTTAAAGCACGAATATCAGCATCAAAATTAAGGCGTTTTTGCAATTTTTCCTCTATTCCATACTGGGCATAGAGGGTTAAACGATGTTCTGTATCTTGTTTAATTTTTCTTTGTTCTTCAATTTGCTCAGGCAAATTATTTAATTTTTGCAGTCGTTCTATTGCAGCAATGACTTTACTTTTTTGTTCACGAATGCGGCGATGAATATCATTTAATTTTTGACCTAATAACTTATTAACCAAGTCTTTTTCAAAACCGTCACTGGTATTAGAAAGGTCTTTTTGTCCAAAGTAAATAGGATGGTGTAAAACGGTTTCTTGAATCGAGACACCGGGTTGCAGCACATCGTCAATATAGACCTTAGAAAATTCGCCAGAAATGCGTCGAATTTCATAGGCTTGTCCATAATGATTTACTGCTTGAATAACGACTTTTCCGCCACTGCCCATGACACAATGTGCTAAATTTTCTTTATATTCTTGATCACTCGCTTTTTCACCAAGAGGAATATCTAACACTTTGCGCAACACTTCCAATATGGAAGATTTACCACTGCCACGAATGCCAATTAATGTATTTAATTCAGGGGAGAAATAAATAGTTTTACCTGATAATAACCCGCCTTCAAAAGAAATGCTTTTAATGTAAGAGTGCTTGTATTTAGGTTTTTCTTTCGCCAATCGATGCGCATGATCAGCCAGTGCAAATTTCACGGCTGCAAATGAAAACGCACTGAGTTTTAAATAACAGACTTTACCCCTGCCAATCTCCTCAATATTTTTAGGATCAGAGCCTTCAACTTCGGCAGGATAAGCCTCTTTTAGCCAATTTTGAGCTTTTGCACGGCGGTCATGGCTTCTCACCTTTTGAAAACCTAAAGCATGGCGGCAAAAATATGGATTTTCTCCCAACTCTCCTAACCGTCCACCATCCAACTCCTCCCACAAACCGCTTCTATTTTCTACGTGAGCAAAGATTAGAAAAAAATCTTTATGATTTCCTTCGAGTTTTTTAATGGTTTCGATTAAGTTGAGCGAACTTCTACCGTTTTCATTTTCATATTGTGCGGGTCTTTTTCCCTCAAATACAATAGTAAGAAATGGATTAATATAATCATCATTATTTTGCCACCATTCCTCACTAAATACCACCAAAGTATGAATGCCATTTGCACCGTCGTTTACTGATAATTCTACGCCTGCTAATAATAAAATTCCTTTGTTCTTAGCTGTTTTATATAAGGCATTAAATTCTTCTTTATCAAATTTATTGTGATTGGTAATGACTCCAATTTGAATGCTTGCCTTTTCTAAAGCAGCGACATAATTACTGTAATAATAATTGTCTTCGCCAGAATATTTAAATTCACGATCAGCTTTGGTATGTAAATGAAAATCAGCACGCAACCAAGCAGCACCGTTTTGAAATGGAGAACCCATTTAAAAAAAACCTCTTTATCAAAATATAAAATAAATCAAAACAAGATAAAATTATCTACCAAAATTCTCAACTTCACAACCACATCCATTACATGTAATTCCCAACAACAAACCTTCTTGATTGTACCATTGCTAAAATTTTTATTCCACCTATTTAAATTCGTTTATGTTAGAATAATCGATCACCCGCCAGAAATAGAATGAAGCGCGAAAACGCATAAATGGTGTGGATATTTTTTTGGCCTAGCTGTGTGGATAAATGCGACATGACTCAATCATTTCCCCTTTTAGAATCCATTGATTCTCCCCAAGATTTACGGCGTTTAAATGACTCTCAATTGCCCGAATTAGCTAAAGAATTACGCCATTTTTTAATTGATACATTAAGCCGTACAGGTGGCCATTTAGCCTCCAATTTAGGCACGGTGGAATTAACCATTGCTTTGCATTATTTATTTAATACTCCTGAAGATCGCTTGGTGTGGGATGTGGGACATCAAAGTTATCCCCATAAGATTTTAACGGGACGACGGGCAGCCATGAGCGGTTTACGACAAAAAAACGGCATTGCTGGCTTTCCACGCCGTGAAGAAAGCGAATATGATACCTTTGGCGTGGGTCATTCTAGCACGTCAATTAGTGCCGCATTAGGCATGGCCATTGCCGCAAGACGACAAAATTCTTTACGCAAAGTAGTGGCGATTATTGGCGATGGCGCAATGACCGCAGGAATGGCATTTGAAGCCATGAATCATGCGGCTGAAGTCAATGCCAATTTACTGGTTATTTTAAACGACAATGACATGTCTATTTCTCCCAATGTGGGTGGATTGTCGCAGTATTTAGCCAAAATTTTATCCAGCCAATTTTACACGGCAATGCGGGAAGGCAGTAAGCATATTTTAAGTCGAATTCCTCCCGTTCATGAATTTGCTCGCCGCACAGAAGAACATGTTAAGGGTATGATTGTGCCGGGGACATTATTTGAAGAATTAGGTTTTAATTATATTGGCCCCATTGATGGCCATGATTTGCCTACTTTACTAAATACTTTAAGTAATGTGAAACATCTCGAAGGGCCACAAATGTTGCATGTCATCACGCAAAAAGGCAAAGGCTATGCGGTGGCAGAACAGAATCCTTGTGATTATCACGGTGTCACTGCATTTGACCCAAAAACAGGGCAAATGTTCAAAAAGCCTGCCCCCGCACCCACCTATACCCAAGTATTTGGGCAATGGCTATGTGACATGGCATCGGCGGATGATCAATTAATCGGCATTACGCCTGCAATGTGTGAAGGATCGGGATTGGTGGAGTTTTCTAAACGTTTTCCTCAGCGTTATTTTGACGTGGGCATTGCTGAACAACATTGCGTCACATTTGCCGCAGGAATAGCTTGTGAAGGATTAAAACCTGTGGTGGCGATTTATTCCACTTTTTTACAACGCGCTTATGATCAGCTCATTCACGATGTCGCT
The DNA window shown above is from Thioflexithrix psekupsensis and carries:
- the dxs gene encoding 1-deoxy-D-xylulose-5-phosphate synthase, which gives rise to MTQSFPLLESIDSPQDLRRLNDSQLPELAKELRHFLIDTLSRTGGHLASNLGTVELTIALHYLFNTPEDRLVWDVGHQSYPHKILTGRRAAMSGLRQKNGIAGFPRREESEYDTFGVGHSSTSISAALGMAIAARRQNSLRKVVAIIGDGAMTAGMAFEAMNHAAEVNANLLVILNDNDMSISPNVGGLSQYLAKILSSQFYTAMREGSKHILSRIPPVHEFARRTEEHVKGMIVPGTLFEELGFNYIGPIDGHDLPTLLNTLSNVKHLEGPQMLHVITQKGKGYAVAEQNPCDYHGVTAFDPKTGQMFKKPAPAPTYTQVFGQWLCDMASADDQLIGITPAMCEGSGLVEFSKRFPQRYFDVGIAEQHCVTFAAGIACEGLKPVVAIYSTFLQRAYDQLIHDVALQKLPILFAIDRAGIVGADGATHGGFFDLSYLRCIPHLIIMTPSDENECRQLLSTGFYYRQGPSAVRYPRGYGLGIKIDSELKTLPIGKSQLRRQGQRIALLVFGTLLSAALTAADALNATVIDMRFVKPLDVEQIQHVANTHELIVTLEENVIQGGAGSAVNECLLALGYSISVLNLGLPDHFIEHGTQAELLRECDLDSEGIIRSITRHLRLIKPDDYLVESA